The Metabacillus schmidteae genome includes a region encoding these proteins:
- a CDS encoding YjiH family protein codes for MQEQTTLPKNYGPAPMWKFFVYSFIGAFIFFVPITIGEKNSIMLDHIVSFIQLHTAPVLPYYALVVIAAGAIYPFVSGTWKKSTVNLIFSIFKVLGLFVGTMLVFNFGPAWLFAPSMGPFLFEKLVVPVGLLVPIGAVFLSLLVGYGLLEFIGVLTQVIMRPIWKTPGRSAIDAVASFVGSYSIGLLITNRVYKEGKYSAKEAAIIATGFSTVSATFMVIVAKTLGLMEMWNMYFWLTLIVTFLVTAITVRIWPLSSMKDEYYEGAAPQPEAKISGNLFAKAWDEAKVTVSNSPRLLYNIWINIKDGFLMAMAILPSILSIGLLGLVLAEFTPVFDWIGYIFYPFTALLQLPEPMLVAKASALSIAEMFLPALLVTESVIVVKFVIAVVSVSAIIFFSALVPCIVSTDIPISISKLIIIWIERVILTLIIVTPLAYLLL; via the coding sequence ATGCAAGAGCAAACAACTTTACCAAAAAACTACGGACCTGCACCAATGTGGAAGTTCTTTGTCTATAGCTTTATCGGTGCGTTTATTTTCTTCGTCCCTATAACAATTGGTGAGAAAAATTCGATTATGCTTGATCATATTGTCTCGTTTATTCAGCTGCACACCGCACCAGTTTTACCGTATTATGCGTTGGTTGTTATTGCAGCAGGTGCTATCTATCCATTCGTATCAGGAACTTGGAAAAAATCAACAGTAAACCTTATTTTTTCTATTTTTAAGGTGCTTGGTTTATTTGTAGGAACGATGCTCGTGTTCAACTTTGGACCTGCTTGGTTATTTGCCCCTAGTATGGGACCATTTTTATTCGAGAAATTGGTTGTTCCTGTTGGATTACTTGTACCGATAGGAGCCGTTTTCCTATCGCTTTTAGTAGGTTATGGCTTACTCGAATTTATTGGTGTATTAACACAGGTCATCATGCGTCCGATTTGGAAGACCCCAGGTAGATCAGCGATTGATGCTGTCGCCTCATTTGTCGGAAGCTATTCGATCGGTCTTCTCATTACAAATCGAGTATACAAAGAAGGGAAATACAGTGCGAAGGAAGCGGCGATCATTGCCACAGGTTTCTCAACGGTTTCGGCTACGTTTATGGTCATTGTTGCCAAAACACTCGGTTTGATGGAAATGTGGAATATGTATTTTTGGCTGACACTTATTGTTACGTTTCTTGTAACCGCAATCACAGTTCGTATTTGGCCATTATCTAGCATGAAAGATGAGTACTATGAAGGGGCAGCTCCCCAGCCGGAAGCGAAAATCAGCGGTAATCTTTTTGCTAAGGCCTGGGATGAAGCGAAGGTAACGGTATCTAATTCACCGCGCTTACTTTACAACATTTGGATCAATATAAAAGACGGTTTTCTAATGGCTATGGCGATTCTTCCATCGATTTTATCGATAGGATTACTTGGCTTAGTATTAGCAGAATTTACACCGGTATTTGATTGGATCGGCTACATTTTTTATCCGTTTACAGCGTTACTTCAATTACCGGAACCAATGCTTGTTGCCAAAGCAAGTGCTCTTAGTATTGCAGAAATGTTTTTGCCTGCTCTATTAGTAACAGAATCTGTGATCGTCGTGAAATTTGTTATAGCAGTCGTTTCTGTATCAGCCATTATCTTTTTCTCAGCGCTTGTACCATGTATTGTTTCGACAGACATCCCAATTTCGATTTCAAAGCTGATCATTATTTGGATTGAACGCGTAATTCTTACACTCATTATCGTGACACCGCTAGCGTATTTATTACTTTAG
- a CDS encoding Glu/Leu/Phe/Val family dehydrogenase, whose protein sequence is MKVSTPVKRDQVQKPVHKQSESVDLLTSTQSIIKDAVQKLGFSREMYELLKEPLRMITVRIPVRMDDGSIKIFTGYRSQHNDAVGPTKGGVRFHPEVNEEEVKALSIWMSLKCGITNIPYGGGKGGIICDPRNMSFGELERLSRGYVRAISQIVGSTKDIPAPDVYTNSQIMAWMMDEYSRLREFDSPGFITGKPLVLGGSQGRETATARGVTICIEEAVKKKGIDLEGARIIVQGFGNAGSFLAKFMHNAGAKVIGISDAHGALYDQKGLDIDYLLDRRDSFGTVTTLFKDVMTNKELLEKECDILVPAAISNQITAQNAPHIKASIVVEAANGPTTIEATKILNDRGVLLVPDILASAGGVTVSYFEWVQNNQGYYWSEEEVADKLRKVMVDSFENIYQMSQRHQVDMRLAAYMVGIRKHAEASHFRGWV, encoded by the coding sequence ATGAAAGTGTCAACCCCTGTAAAGCGTGATCAAGTTCAAAAGCCAGTACATAAACAAAGTGAATCAGTGGATCTATTAACCTCAACTCAATCGATTATAAAAGATGCGGTGCAAAAGTTAGGGTTTTCTAGGGAGATGTATGAGTTATTAAAAGAACCGCTCAGAATGATCACAGTACGAATCCCAGTGCGAATGGATGACGGTTCAATTAAGATTTTTACAGGTTACCGCTCTCAACATAATGATGCAGTAGGTCCAACGAAAGGCGGTGTTCGTTTCCATCCTGAAGTCAATGAGGAAGAGGTAAAAGCACTGTCGATTTGGATGAGTCTAAAGTGCGGGATTACAAATATACCTTATGGAGGCGGCAAGGGTGGGATTATTTGTGACCCAAGGAATATGTCGTTTGGCGAGCTTGAGCGGTTAAGTCGCGGATATGTCCGTGCTATTAGCCAAATCGTAGGCTCGACCAAGGATATCCCTGCACCTGATGTCTATACAAACTCGCAAATTATGGCATGGATGATGGACGAGTACAGCCGCCTGAGGGAATTCGATTCACCCGGCTTTATAACAGGGAAACCACTTGTTTTAGGTGGCTCACAAGGCCGTGAAACAGCAACCGCGCGCGGGGTAACCATTTGCATTGAAGAAGCTGTCAAGAAAAAAGGCATTGATTTAGAAGGTGCGCGTATCATCGTACAAGGCTTTGGGAATGCGGGGAGTTTTCTGGCCAAGTTCATGCACAATGCCGGCGCAAAAGTAATCGGAATCTCAGATGCACATGGGGCACTCTATGATCAAAAAGGGCTTGATATCGATTATTTGCTGGACCGACGTGATAGCTTTGGTACCGTCACAACCTTATTTAAAGATGTCATGACAAACAAAGAATTACTCGAAAAAGAGTGTGACATCCTTGTACCAGCTGCCATCTCAAACCAAATTACCGCACAAAATGCGCCACATATTAAAGCTTCGATTGTGGTAGAAGCAGCGAACGGACCAACAACGATTGAAGCTACGAAAATATTAAATGATAGAGGCGTGCTCCTTGTGCCTGATATTTTAGCTAGTGCAGGTGGGGTCACCGTTTCTTACTTTGAATGGGTGCAAAATAATCAAGGCTATTATTGGTCAGAGGAAGAAGTTGCCGATAAATTGCGGAAAGTCATGGTCGATTCTTTTGAAAATATCTATCAAATGTCACAAAGGCATCAAGTTGACATGCGTTTAGCTGCATATATGGTTGGTATAAGAAAACACGCCGAAGCGTCGCATTTCCGAGGCTGGGTGTAG
- a CDS encoding VOC family protein translates to MQINEDINFGGILEEDITGVTCIYIPVKDVYKSIKWYQKNFGCEPTSHNPVKPGMELSILRFPDHNGDFPGPDLRQTVPAIFLVKAKRRDGSLGFTIDCVDRHPIACFITPCIQKMYNRFKENGVNIVSGIPENKPFGSNFKFYDPDGNMLEIWQP, encoded by the coding sequence ATGCAGATTAATGAAGATATCAATTTTGGGGGAATACTGGAAGAAGACATAACAGGAGTAACTTGTATTTACATTCCAGTTAAAGATGTTTACAAGTCTATTAAATGGTATCAAAAAAATTTTGGTTGTGAACCTACAAGCCATAATCCTGTAAAGCCGGGGATGGAACTATCGATCCTAAGATTTCCTGATCATAATGGGGATTTTCCTGGACCAGATCTAAGGCAAACGGTACCAGCTATATTCCTTGTGAAAGCAAAGAGACGGGATGGGAGTTTAGGTTTTACAATTGACTGCGTTGATCGACACCCTATAGCTTGTTTCATTACTCCCTGTATCCAAAAAATGTACAATCGTTTCAAGGAAAACGGAGTAAACATCGTATCTGGAATTCCAGAAAATAAGCCTTTTGGATCTAACTTTAAATTTTACGATCCAGATGGGAATATGTTAGAAATATGGCAGCCTTAA
- a CDS encoding S66 family peptidase: MIKYPFLLEKATIGVTAPSSGVPKELHGLIETASNRVKSKGFDVICGDTVWTQNKVRSSPAKFRAEEFNKMMQDEDIHLIIPPWGGELLIEVLEYIDFENIKNKWILGYSDTSLLLLAITLKTGIATAHGTNFVDLRGEYSDKTTAMWQSVLSTKTGGTIQQHSSEKYQKEWQFDKPTPCIFNLTEQTKWKTITNNHVKIQGRLLGGCIDIIRHIIGTPYGDVSTFREKYIQNEPIIWFFENCNLSTTDLRRSLIQMKLAGWFDNSTGIMFGRSSANTPVKEYTDVDVYKELSEELQIPIIYDIDCGHLPPQITLINGVYAEIETESGQGTVLQHFR, translated from the coding sequence ATGATAAAATATCCTTTTTTACTAGAAAAGGCAACAATAGGGGTTACAGCACCATCATCAGGTGTCCCAAAAGAATTACATGGCCTTATAGAAACTGCCAGTAACCGTGTAAAATCAAAAGGGTTTGATGTTATTTGTGGCGATACAGTTTGGACTCAAAATAAGGTAAGGTCTTCGCCAGCTAAATTTCGGGCTGAAGAGTTTAATAAAATGATGCAGGATGAAGATATTCATCTTATCATTCCTCCATGGGGTGGAGAATTACTAATTGAGGTGCTTGAATACATCGACTTCGAAAACATAAAGAATAAATGGATATTAGGCTATTCTGATACGAGTCTATTACTATTAGCTATTACTCTAAAAACTGGTATCGCTACTGCTCACGGAACAAATTTTGTTGATTTAAGAGGAGAATATTCAGATAAAACGACAGCAATGTGGCAGTCTGTTTTATCCACTAAAACAGGCGGGACAATCCAACAACATTCATCAGAAAAATACCAAAAAGAATGGCAGTTCGATAAACCTACTCCATGTATTTTCAATTTAACAGAACAAACTAAATGGAAAACCATTACAAACAATCATGTCAAGATACAGGGACGTTTACTCGGAGGGTGTATTGATATTATCAGACATATAATCGGAACGCCATATGGAGATGTTTCTACCTTTAGGGAAAAGTATATTCAAAATGAACCAATTATTTGGTTTTTTGAAAATTGCAATCTATCAACTACAGATTTGCGTCGGTCTCTTATTCAAATGAAATTGGCTGGGTGGTTTGATAATTCTACAGGTATAATGTTCGGAAGAAGTTCAGCTAATACTCCTGTCAAAGAATATACAGATGTAGATGTATATAAGGAACTCTCTGAAGAACTTCAAATTCCAATAATATACGATATTGATTGTGGACACCTTCCACCTCAAATTACTTTAATAAACGGTGTATATGCTGAAATTGAGACAGAAAGTGGACAAGGCACAGTCTTACAACATTTTAGATAA
- a CDS encoding patatin-like phospholipase family protein, producing the protein MKADAVFEGGGARGMAFVGAIQAMEEENVEWERLAGTSAGALIASLLASGYTSCEIRDRLSVLDFSRLRGKTTLHRIPVFGILLEFMIHLGLYKNDYLESWVDSLLLEKGIKTFADLPDGKLKIIASDISNGQMLILPDDLGRYRMTPADLNISTAVMMSASLPFFYRPVIWKTKDRKKSYILDGGLLSNFPIWLFDTENPRFPTFGFRFVKDEINIDPVIPTPIHLIKNIYKTMLQAHDLRHLSEDTIERTIQIPTGDINTTDYELNEEEIEFLYKSGYTSTKEFLSKWDFEQYKVKRMHRKNR; encoded by the coding sequence TTGAAGGCGGATGCTGTTTTTGAAGGTGGCGGGGCTAGGGGAATGGCTTTTGTTGGAGCGATTCAAGCAATGGAAGAGGAAAATGTGGAATGGGAAAGGTTGGCTGGAACATCAGCGGGAGCATTAATTGCTTCTCTTTTGGCAAGCGGTTACACAAGCTGTGAAATAAGAGATCGTCTGAGTGTACTTGATTTTTCAAGGCTGCGAGGTAAGACAACTTTGCATCGAATTCCCGTTTTCGGCATTCTTTTAGAATTTATGATTCATCTTGGACTTTATAAAAACGATTATTTGGAATCGTGGGTGGATTCACTTCTTCTAGAAAAAGGCATTAAGACATTTGCGGATCTGCCAGATGGGAAGTTGAAGATTATTGCTTCTGATATTTCGAATGGGCAAATGCTTATTTTGCCAGATGATTTGGGCCGCTACAGGATGACTCCTGCTGATTTAAATATTTCAACTGCGGTTATGATGAGTGCATCTTTGCCATTTTTCTACCGTCCGGTTATATGGAAAACAAAAGATCGTAAAAAATCCTACATTTTAGATGGCGGTTTACTAAGTAACTTTCCAATATGGTTATTTGATACTGAAAATCCTCGGTTTCCAACGTTCGGCTTCCGTTTTGTGAAAGATGAAATTAATATAGATCCAGTTATACCTACGCCAATCCACCTTATTAAAAATATTTATAAAACGATGCTTCAAGCCCATGATTTACGACATTTGAGCGAAGATACGATTGAACGCACAATTCAAATTCCAACTGGAGACATCAACACAACTGATTATGAACTGAATGAGGAGGAAATCGAGTTTCTCTATAAGTCAGGCTATACTTCTACAAAAGAATTTTTATCTAAGTGGGATTTTGAACAATATAAGGTTAAAAGAATGCATAGAAAAAATAGATAA
- the sleB gene encoding spore cortex-lytic enzyme, producing MRIMKKKKYIFILLVILLSGTILTLQENNTEAFSNQVIQRGSAGDDVIELQSRLKYIGFYKGEIDGVFGWGTYWALRNFQSEFGLPVDGLAGLKTRQKLVSVTKYDYKKGADQAQKQTAINVPAGFSQNDIQLMANAVHGESRGEPYIGQVAVAAVILNRVESPTFPNTVSGVIFEPLAFTAVADGQIWLTPNETSKKAVLDAINGWDPTENASYYFNPDTATSSWIWGRPQIKKIGKHIFCK from the coding sequence ATGAGAATTATGAAGAAGAAGAAATATATATTTATTCTTTTAGTCATTCTTTTAAGTGGAACGATTTTAACACTCCAGGAAAACAACACTGAAGCCTTTTCAAACCAAGTTATTCAACGAGGATCAGCTGGGGATGATGTAATTGAGTTGCAATCTCGTCTAAAGTATATTGGCTTTTACAAAGGGGAAATTGATGGTGTTTTTGGCTGGGGAACATATTGGGCGCTTCGGAATTTTCAATCTGAATTCGGACTCCCTGTCGATGGGTTAGCTGGTTTAAAAACGAGGCAAAAGCTTGTTAGTGTAACAAAATATGATTACAAAAAGGGAGCTGATCAAGCTCAAAAACAAACAGCTATTAATGTTCCAGCTGGTTTTTCTCAAAATGATATTCAACTCATGGCTAATGCTGTTCATGGAGAATCGCGTGGTGAACCTTATATTGGACAAGTTGCAGTCGCAGCTGTTATTTTAAACCGAGTGGAGAGCCCAACATTTCCTAACACAGTATCAGGTGTTATCTTTGAACCATTGGCTTTTACTGCGGTAGCTGACGGACAAATTTGGCTTACTCCTAATGAAACATCAAAAAAAGCTGTCCTTGATGCTATTAATGGCTGGGATCCGACAGAAAATGCGAGTTATTATTTTAATCCTGATACAGCCACAAGTAGCTGGATATGGGGCAGACCACAAATAAAAAAAATTGGGAAACATATTTTTTGTAAATAG
- a CDS encoding single-stranded DNA-binding protein — protein MINQIILVGRLTKDPEIRYTADGSPVANITLAVSRNFRNAAGEIETDFVNCTVWRRTAENTANYCRKGSVVGVTGRIQTRSYENAERNRVYVTEVVADSVRFMSSKPRELVEQEN, from the coding sequence GTGATTAATCAAATCATTTTGGTCGGTCGTCTAACGAAGGATCCTGAAATTCGGTACACAGCGGATGGGTCCCCAGTCGCCAATATTACTCTTGCTGTTAGCCGAAATTTTAGAAATGCCGCCGGGGAAATTGAAACAGATTTCGTCAATTGCACAGTTTGGCGCCGTACAGCTGAGAACACGGCAAACTATTGCCGAAAAGGATCAGTTGTTGGTGTCACAGGCCGTATCCAAACACGCAGTTATGAAAATGCGGAACGAAATCGAGTGTATGTCACAGAAGTTGTGGCTGATTCAGTCCGCTTCATGAGCAGTAAGCCGCGTGAATTAGTTGAGCAGGAAAATTAA
- a CDS encoding DEAD/DEAH box helicase produces the protein MINTIEIVLHAEQIENNHFYVHCTSAHDDHQLEIDEFARYLFTWHESSFFGTKLEDISYIGLPAVQLSPWMMVELLGKETYNSLASIELSDDAQRLADIAHDIYELISNGEYVPDFEGWKNGVMKFKDAHNELEGFALDWFSAAITDMIAHDQILHAAWEEILQSYPVLTTFQGHFIDEADFLEKIGWHKDETPFTVGLRLNEPETDTDEWQLEIILRSKSNLDELVHYQGKSDLPKKWHPYMEKIEREQERFSEIVPWLSFETGTTYVTEDEAWLFLTDASETLINMGVEILLPSWWQVVKESQLMLKAKVSSTPRGQSFVGMNSLIDFNWRFATNGVEMSEEEFLKLVSEQRRLVNFKGQWIKLDPAFIKQVQAILKRADKEGLHFSDILHQELNAKDIDEDGDEIMDTRAFANIQIELSQQMKGMLRKLTDTNELPTHEVPADFQGSLRPYQQNGVDWLLFLRSVSFGACLADDMGLGKTIQMIAYFSYVLETEKPEQPALIIAPTSVLGNWQKEFEKFAPHLRVKLHYGPNRPKEERFAGSIKDYDVVITSYGLSHADFEEISAIPWSTICLDEAQNIKNAHTKQSKAIRKLRGQHHIALTGTPMENRLTELWSIYDFLNHGYLGSLHSFHKRYVLPIEKDRNVEQIEQLQRYIKPFLLRRTKRDEQVALNLPEKQEQKEYIPLSIEQASLYEQLVKDTFEQVNSLAGMQRKALILKMLGKLKQICNHPALYLKEQQPKDLVKRSHKIEKLLELTTSIREQQESCLIFTQYIGMGEMMKKLLEKEFGEKVLFLNGSVMKAERDRMVDDFQRKEFPFLILSLKAGGTGLNLTAANHVIHYDRWWNPAVENQATDRAYRIGQERFVHVHKLVTTGTIEEKIDDMLEKKQSLNDEIIQSENWITELSSDELEELFTLSMS, from the coding sequence GATGCGCAAAGGTTAGCCGATATTGCCCATGATATTTATGAGTTGATTTCAAACGGAGAATATGTGCCTGATTTTGAAGGCTGGAAAAATGGTGTGATGAAGTTCAAGGATGCCCACAATGAGTTGGAGGGATTTGCTCTTGATTGGTTTTCAGCCGCGATCACAGATATGATTGCCCACGATCAAATTCTTCATGCAGCATGGGAAGAGATTTTGCAGTCATACCCGGTGCTCACAACGTTTCAAGGTCATTTTATCGATGAAGCTGATTTTCTTGAAAAGATTGGCTGGCATAAGGATGAGACTCCCTTCACGGTTGGGCTGCGTCTTAATGAGCCGGAAACAGATACAGATGAATGGCAGCTTGAAATTATTTTACGAAGCAAGAGCAATCTTGATGAGCTGGTTCATTATCAGGGTAAGAGTGATCTGCCTAAGAAGTGGCATCCTTATATGGAGAAAATTGAACGTGAGCAGGAGCGTTTTTCCGAGATTGTTCCATGGTTAAGCTTTGAAACAGGAACAACGTATGTCACTGAGGATGAAGCATGGTTGTTTTTAACAGATGCAAGTGAAACATTGATTAATATGGGTGTGGAGATTCTCCTTCCATCATGGTGGCAGGTTGTCAAGGAATCACAGCTTATGTTGAAAGCAAAGGTTTCCTCTACTCCACGCGGTCAATCTTTTGTCGGCATGAATTCTTTGATTGATTTTAACTGGCGCTTTGCGACCAATGGAGTAGAAATGAGTGAAGAGGAATTTCTAAAGCTTGTTTCTGAGCAGCGTCGCTTAGTGAATTTTAAAGGACAATGGATTAAGCTTGATCCTGCGTTTATTAAGCAAGTGCAGGCCATTTTAAAACGAGCGGATAAAGAGGGCTTGCATTTTTCAGACATTCTTCATCAGGAGCTGAATGCAAAGGATATTGATGAAGACGGGGATGAAATCATGGATACCCGTGCATTTGCAAATATTCAAATTGAATTGAGTCAGCAAATGAAAGGAATGCTGCGTAAGCTTACGGATACAAATGAGCTTCCAACACACGAGGTTCCAGCTGATTTTCAAGGCTCGCTACGTCCTTATCAGCAGAACGGTGTGGATTGGCTGTTGTTTTTACGAAGTGTATCGTTTGGTGCCTGCTTAGCCGATGATATGGGGTTAGGAAAAACGATTCAAATGATTGCTTATTTTTCTTATGTATTAGAAACGGAAAAACCTGAGCAGCCGGCACTCATTATTGCCCCGACATCGGTGCTTGGAAACTGGCAGAAGGAATTTGAAAAGTTCGCTCCACATCTTCGTGTGAAGCTTCATTATGGTCCGAATCGACCGAAGGAAGAGAGATTTGCGGGATCCATTAAAGATTATGATGTTGTCATCACCTCTTACGGCTTGTCACATGCTGATTTTGAGGAAATCTCAGCGATTCCGTGGAGCACGATTTGCCTTGATGAAGCGCAAAATATTAAAAATGCCCATACAAAGCAGTCAAAAGCGATTCGTAAGCTGCGCGGACAGCACCATATTGCCTTAACAGGGACACCGATGGAAAACCGCTTAACAGAGCTTTGGTCGATCTACGATTTTCTCAACCACGGGTATTTAGGAAGTTTGCATAGCTTTCATAAGCGCTATGTATTACCGATTGAAAAAGATCGAAATGTGGAACAGATTGAACAGCTCCAACGCTATATTAAGCCGTTTTTATTAAGAAGAACAAAACGGGATGAACAGGTAGCCCTTAATCTTCCCGAAAAACAGGAGCAGAAAGAATATATTCCACTTTCAATTGAGCAAGCATCATTATATGAGCAGCTTGTGAAGGATACATTTGAACAAGTTAATTCTTTGGCAGGAATGCAGCGTAAGGCATTGATTTTGAAGATGCTCGGAAAGCTGAAGCAAATCTGTAATCATCCTGCTCTTTATTTGAAGGAGCAGCAGCCGAAGGATCTTGTAAAGAGGTCTCATAAAATTGAGAAGCTATTAGAATTAACAACGTCCATTCGTGAGCAGCAGGAAAGCTGTTTGATTTTCACGCAATATATCGGGATGGGTGAGATGATGAAGAAGCTGCTTGAAAAGGAATTTGGCGAAAAGGTTCTGTTCTTAAACGGAAGCGTGATGAAGGCAGAGCGTGATCGGATGGTTGATGACTTTCAGCGCAAGGAGTTTCCTTTCTTAATTCTATCGTTAAAGGCCGGTGGAACAGGGTTGAACTTAACCGCAGCAAATCATGTTATCCATTATGATCGCTGGTGGAATCCCGCTGTTGAAAATCAAGCAACAGACAGAGCCTACCGGATCGGACAGGAACGGTTCGTCCATGTGCATAAGCTCGTTACAACCGGAACAATTGAAGAAAAAATCGATGATATGCTTGAGAAAAAACAATCATTAAACGACGAAATTATTCAAAGTGAAAACTGGATCACAGAGCTTTCATCAGATGAACTTGAAGAGCTCTTTACCTTATCGATGAGTTAG